Proteins from a genomic interval of Colletes latitarsis isolate SP2378_abdomen chromosome 3, iyColLati1, whole genome shotgun sequence:
- the LOC143340489 gene encoding mediator of RNA polymerase II transcription subunit 25 isoform X3 has product MVAGPTEHGIQADVIFVIEGTAVNGAYLNDLRTNYLLPTLEYFNQGPIEDREYVSENSATLYGIVVYHAADCLPAPCTETFGPYANPHKLLLVLDKLEMVGGKGESYANIGEGLATGLQCFEDLQLRREPNTASQKHCILICNSPPYQTVIQESYKFAGHTVEQLAALYQERNINLSILSPRKIPALFKLFEKAGGDLQSSQTKNYAKDPRHLVLLRNYNLKERPVSPPIGGPVHTTPGTAAQIPLSPLQSNDSPNTNQVQQNIAQPTQSQGPPFRNQTPQNITSVHQTVTPIAAAMNAGRPPYNPQLSAPPTYHTTAVGVRAGHTRWRPFVTPGTTGPANAQSSALIAQLNQPPSLGLNVTQFGQRMDSTNTNVMAANAQQQQQQQQQQQQQLTQQQQVRFTMLQQQQQQQQQQQQQQNVQQQGSMPMSAQQTHGQGGPQLTVSCVSQSIPTQVPQTVTASQTQSSVSSGTQQQQVPHSQAQGNVSAGPVTGPQIAVPHERHTIWQGIIEWVEKAKIPADAQKQTRHLPCQVSANSKDGDPELKADTWPQKLLMQLMPKQLIGNIGGSYLKNSKSVLFHPTPCEALESLTKVMSSGFAGCVHFTLLPPSSTCDIKVLILLYTAEKRTYLGFIPNDQTGFVDRLRKVIQHQKTSHASMRQGQVSTNLHFKLSQAGGGQGNAITGPMPTTGTSQGGILLSQTNTIAMGGGQITQNVVTANNPQQTLTSSGGPQNQINMQSGAITGPQVAAAAGTMIGQQRPPFDDIEIARHQNLLKIQQLRQTLEAAQQQEAQYKSQLEVNIQQNLEVAQQQEMQYKQQLEAQQAQRALNPAGMANQQANPPRLMRPVSNMGLRHLLQQSQPPYRHQVLGIQQQIVGARGQMTTRPMAPGNPQNQQFEDVSNYDFLG; this is encoded by the exons ATGGTAGCTGGTCCCACAGAGCATGGCATACAAGCCGATGTAATATTTGTTATCGAAGGAACAGCTGTTAATGGAGCTTATCTGAATGATTTAAGAACTAATTATCTCCTTCCAACACTTGA GTACTTCAATCAAGGTCCTATTGAAGATAGAGAATATGTTTCTGAG AATAGCGCAACATTATATGGTATAGTGGTATACCATGCTGCTGATTGCTTGCCAGCTCCATGTACAGAAACTTTTGGACCATATGCTAATCCACACAAGTTACTATTGGTTTTAGATAAATTAGA AATGGTTGGTGGAAAGGGAGAATCTTATGCAAATATTGGAGAGGGGCTTGCCACTGGATTACAGTGCTTTGAAGATTTGCAATTACGACGCGAACCAAATACTGCATCGCAGAAACATTGTATCTTGATTTGTAATTCTCCTCCATATCAAACAGTCATACAAGAATCGTATAAATTTGCTGGTCACACTGTAGAGCAATTGGCTGCACTTTATCAAGAG AGAAACATCAATCTTTCTATATTATCTCCTAGGAAAATACCCGCATTGTTCAAATTATTCGAAAAGGCTGGAGGAGATCTGCAATCATCTCAAACCAAAAATTATGCTAAAGATCCTCGACATTTGGTACTATTAcgcaattataatttaaaagaaagaCCTGTTAGTCCTCCGATTGGCGGACCCGTTCATACTACCCCGGGTACTGCTGCACAAATCCCGTTGAGTCCGTTGCAAAGCAACGATAGTCCAAATACGAATCAAGTTCAACAAAATATCGCTCAACCAACCCAGTCACAAGGTCCTCCGTTTAGAAACCAAACGCCACAAAATATTACTTCAGTTCATCAAACGGTAACGCCAATAGCAGCTGCTATGAATGCTGGGCGACCACCGTATAATCCTCAACTATCTGCTCCGCCAACGTATCATACAACAGCTGTAGGTGTGAGAGCGGGTCATACCAGATGGAGACCGTTCGTAACACCAGGAACTACTGGTCCAGCAAATGCACAAAGTAGTGCGTTAATAGCACAGTTAAATCAACCTCCTTCGTTGGGACTTAATGTAACTCAGTTTGGACAAAGAATGGATAGTA CTAATACCAATGTTATGGCTGCCAATGcacaacagcagcaacaacaacagcagcagcaacaacagcaactGACGCAGCAACAACAAGTGAGATTCACGATgttacagcagcagcagcagcagcagcagcagcaacaacaacaacaaaatGTTCAACAACAAGGCTCAATGCCTATGTCGGCGCAACAAACTCATGGACAAGGTGGACCACAACTTACAGTATCGTGCGTTAGTCAATCAATACCCACCCAAGTACCGCAAACGGTTACTGCTTCCCAGACACAGTCATCTGTATCATCAGGTACTCAGCAACAACAAGTGCCACACTCTCAAGCACag GGCAATGTAAGTGCTGGTCCTGTAACCGGTCCACAAATAGCCGTACCGCACGAAAGACACACTATATGGCAGGGTATTATTGAATGGGTTGAGAAAGCAAAAATTCCAGCAGATGCTCAAAAGCAGACCAGACATTTACCTTGTCAAGTTTCTGCAAACTCTAAAGATGGAGATCCAGAATT GAAAGCTGACACCTGGCCACAGAAGTTGCTTATGCAATTAATGCCTAAACAACTGATAGGTAATATTGGTGGatcttatttaaaaaattccaagtcTGTTCTTTTTCACCCGACGCCATGCGAAGCATTGGAGTCCTTGACAAAAGTTATGAGTTCTGGATTC GCGGGGTGCGTTCATTTTACCCTTTTACCGCCATCGTCAACGTGCGACATAAAAGTACTTATTCTTTTGTATACTGCTGAAAAAAGAACATATTTAGGATTCATTCCAAACGACCAGACAGGTTTTGTAGACCGTCTTCGAAAAGTGATACAACACCAAAAGACATCACATGCTTCTATGAGACAGGGGCAAGTGAGTACAAATTTACATTTTAAGTTGTCACAG GCCGGAGGTGGGCAAGGAAATGCAATAACTGGACCTATGCCCACTACGGGTACGTCGCAAGGTGGTATTCTTTTGTCTCAAACAAACACTATAGCAATGGGTGGAGGACAAATAACGCAAAATGTTGTTACCGCAAATAATCCACAACAAACATTAACTTCATCTGGCGGTCCTCAGAATCAAATAAATATGCAG AGCGGTGCAATTACTGGTCCCCAAGTTGCCGCAGCTGCTGGCACAATGATAGGGCAACAAAGACCACCGTTTGATGATATAGAAATCGCTAGGcatcaaaatttattaaaaattcaacAATTACGGCAAACGTTAGAAGCTGCACAGCAACAAGAAGCACAATATAAATCGCAGCTGGAAGTAAAT ATTCAACAAAATTTAGAAGTTGCACAACAACAGGAAATGCAGTACAAACAACAGTTGGAG GCTCAACAAGCACAAAGAGCTCTCAATCCTGCGGGTATGGCAAATCAACAAGCAAATCCACCAAGATTGATGCGACCTGTTTCAAATATGGGTCTCAGGCATTTATTGCAACAA tcgCAACCTCCATATAGACATCAAGTACTTGGAATACAGCAACAAATAGTAGGTGCCAGGGGACAGATGACAACAAGACCTATGGCTCCTGGTAACCCACAGAATCAACAATTCGAAGATGTCTCTAATTATGATTTTCTTGGATAG